In Rhodobacter sp. 24-YEA-8, the following are encoded in one genomic region:
- the gltX gene encoding glutamate--tRNA ligase, with translation MSKPVSKPVVTRFAPSPTGYIHVGNLRTALMNYLIARKAGGTFILRLDDTDQERSKQEYIDGLKQDLDWLGLHWDRIERQSARYDRYHEAAEKLRENGRFYEAFESPTELDLKRKKQLNMGRPPVYDRASYGLTEEQKAAFRAEGKAGYWRFLLNQNRIEWHDGIIGDISIDAASVSDPVLIRADGQVLYTFASSVDDVEMGVTHIVRGADHVTNTATQIQIMEAMGGTPPEFAHHSLLSGPKGEELSKRLGALSLRDLRAQGVEPMALLSLMARLGSSKPVEPVSSIDELAEGFDIESFGAAPTKFDPADLFPLTRHYVQAWPFDQVRERILALGVPEDQAAQFWTVAKDNITVPADLEGWWKLFSEGAEPVIDEADRDFLREALALLPPRPWTKETWGQWTGAVKTATGRKGKDLFMPLRKALTGQAHGPDMSDVLPLLQKLPVL, from the coding sequence ATGTCGAAACCCGTGTCGAAACCTGTCGTCACCCGCTTTGCCCCGTCGCCCACCGGCTATATCCATGTCGGCAATCTGCGCACCGCGCTGATGAATTACCTGATCGCCCGCAAGGCCGGTGGTACCTTCATCCTGCGGCTCGACGATACCGACCAGGAGCGCTCGAAACAGGAATATATCGACGGGCTGAAACAGGATCTCGACTGGCTCGGCCTGCATTGGGACCGGATCGAGCGCCAGTCCGCGCGCTATGACCGCTATCACGAGGCCGCCGAGAAGCTGCGCGAAAACGGACGTTTCTACGAGGCGTTCGAAAGCCCGACCGAGCTGGACCTCAAGCGCAAGAAACAGCTGAATATGGGCCGCCCGCCGGTCTATGACCGCGCATCTTACGGGCTCACGGAAGAGCAGAAGGCCGCGTTCCGCGCCGAAGGCAAGGCCGGCTACTGGCGCTTCCTGCTGAACCAGAACCGCATCGAATGGCATGACGGGATCATCGGCGATATCTCGATCGACGCGGCCTCGGTCTCGGATCCGGTGCTGATCCGTGCCGATGGCCAGGTGCTTTATACCTTCGCCTCCTCGGTCGATGACGTGGAAATGGGCGTGACCCATATCGTGCGCGGCGCCGACCATGTGACCAATACCGCGACCCAGATCCAGATCATGGAAGCGATGGGCGGCACCCCGCCCGAATTTGCCCACCACTCGCTGCTTTCGGGCCCGAAAGGCGAAGAGCTGTCCAAGCGCCTCGGCGCACTTTCGCTGCGCGATCTGCGCGCGCAGGGCGTCGAGCCCATGGCGCTTTTGTCGCTGATGGCGCGGCTGGGGTCTTCGAAACCGGTCGAGCCGGTTTCCTCGATCGACGAGCTGGCCGAGGGTTTCGACATCGAAAGCTTCGGCGCGGCGCCGACGAAATTCGACCCGGCCGATCTTTTCCCGCTGACCCGGCATTACGTTCAGGCCTGGCCCTTTGATCAGGTGCGCGAGCGCATTCTGGCACTTGGCGTCCCGGAAGATCAGGCCGCGCAGTTCTGGACCGTGGCCAAAGACAATATCACCGTGCCGGCGGATCTCGAGGGCTGGTGGAAGCTCTTCTCGGAAGGGGCGGAGCCGGTCATTGACGAGGCCGACCGCGACTTCCTGCGCGAGGCTCTCGCGCTTTTGCCACCGCGGCCCTGGACAAAAGAGACCTGGGGGCAATGGACGGGCGCCGTGAAAACCGCCACCGGGCGCAAGGGCAAAGACCTGTTCATGCCGTTACGAAAAGCCCTGACGGGCCAGGCGCATGGGCCGGATATGTCGGATGTCCTGCCGCTTTTGCAAAAACTTCCGGTGCTCTGA
- a CDS encoding MATE family efflux transporter, which produces MAEAKFVQGNLFRHIVVMSLTSSIGLMAVFVVDLINMAYISWLGRSELAAAVGYAGAVLFFTTSFGIGLSIAVSALVSRAIGQRDLRLAREKATTGMLLGLLFGVPFAGLVWLLLSPMVRLLGAEGETHDLAVHYLQIVTLGQPMLMLGMIGSAVLRAHGDARAAMMATVWGAVVTAALDPVLIFGFGLDLTGAALAGLVSRAVILFMAVRPIVTRYGGFDRPSLRQVWHDMAPVWAIGIPAILTQVATPVGQAFVTRTASGFGEAAVAGMAIAGRLTPVAFGVIFALAGAIGPIIGQNIGAGRMDRVRQAFRDAVIFTGLVILVVSGLLFLLRAPIADLFNAQGLTREIVYLFCGPLALMWFFNGLIFAGNAVCNNLGRPFWSTVVNWGRHTLGTIPFAIWFGQIWGAQGVLIGQAVGGVAFGLLAVVFARLAIAHPNLPTGRGAPAPVAVSQPEAEAAAPGERRA; this is translated from the coding sequence ATGGCTGAGGCGAAATTCGTTCAGGGAAATCTCTTCCGCCACATCGTGGTGATGTCGCTGACCTCTTCCATCGGGCTGATGGCGGTCTTTGTCGTCGATCTGATCAATATGGCCTATATTTCCTGGCTCGGCAGGTCCGAGCTGGCGGCGGCTGTTGGCTATGCCGGGGCGGTGTTGTTTTTCACCACCTCCTTCGGGATCGGGCTGTCGATTGCGGTTTCGGCTCTGGTGAGCCGGGCCATCGGGCAGCGGGATCTGCGGCTTGCGCGCGAGAAGGCGACGACCGGGATGCTGCTCGGGCTGCTGTTCGGGGTGCCGTTTGCGGGGCTGGTCTGGCTCTTGCTGTCGCCGATGGTGCGGCTTTTGGGCGCTGAGGGCGAGACCCATGATCTGGCGGTACATTATCTGCAGATCGTGACCCTCGGGCAGCCGATGCTGATGCTGGGGATGATCGGTTCGGCCGTTTTGCGCGCCCATGGCGATGCCCGGGCCGCGATGATGGCAACGGTCTGGGGCGCGGTGGTGACGGCGGCACTGGATCCGGTGCTGATCTTCGGCTTCGGCCTTGATCTGACCGGTGCGGCGCTGGCCGGGCTGGTGAGCCGCGCGGTGATCCTTTTCATGGCGGTGCGGCCGATTGTGACGCGCTATGGCGGGTTTGACCGGCCTTCGCTGCGGCAGGTCTGGCATGATATGGCGCCGGTCTGGGCGATTGGCATTCCCGCGATCCTGACCCAGGTGGCGACGCCGGTGGGGCAGGCATTCGTGACCCGCACGGCCTCGGGCTTTGGTGAGGCTGCGGTGGCGGGGATGGCGATTGCCGGGCGGCTGACGCCGGTCGCCTTCGGGGTGATTTTCGCACTGGCGGGCGCCATCGGGCCGATCATCGGCCAGAATATCGGCGCGGGGCGGATGGACCGTGTCAGGCAGGCCTTTCGCGATGCGGTGATCTTTACCGGGCTGGTGATCCTTGTGGTCTCGGGGCTTTTGTTCCTGCTGCGCGCGCCGATTGCCGATCTGTTCAATGCGCAGGGCCTCACGCGCGAGATCGTCTATCTGTTCTGCGGACCCCTGGCGCTGATGTGGTTCTTCAATGGGCTGATCTTTGCGGGGAATGCCGTCTGCAACAATCTTGGCCGGCCGTTCTGGTCGACCGTGGTGAATTGGGGGCGCCATACCCTGGGCACGATTCCCTTCGCGATCTGGTTCGGCCAGATCTGGGGTGCCCAGGGGGTGCTGATCGGGCAGGCGGTGGGCGGGGTCGCCTTTGGCCTTCTGGCGGTGGTCTTTGCGCGCCTCGCGATTGCGCATCCGAACCTGCCGACGGGGCGCGGTGCGCCGGCCCCGGTCGCGGTCAGCCAGCCCGAGGCGGAAGCCGCCGCGCCGGGCGAGCGGCGGGCCTGA
- the gcvT gene encoding glycine cleavage system aminomethyltransferase GcvT, whose translation MTDLLRLPLHGLHLELGGKMVPFAGYEMPVQYPAGVMAEHLHVRAAAGLFDVSHMGQVVLRPKGSMESLGLALERLMPVDVLGVAPGRQRYGIFTSETGGILDDLMFANRGTDYLLVVNAARKEHDFAHLTRHLADEAEIDIQTGRGLLALQGPGAEAALAVLVPEVTAMQFMDVVSLDTVFGDLWISRSGYTGEDGFEISVPGAAALDLARALLSLDGVAPIGLGARDSLRLEAGLCLYGHDIDETTSPVEAGLTWAIQKARRTGGARAGGFPGETRILAELADGPSRKRVGLRPEGRAPMREGVELFATDGTPLGAITSGGFGPSVQAPVAMGYVASAFAAPGTAIEAELRGKKLPVVVAATPFHPTHYKR comes from the coding sequence TTGACCGACCTTTTGCGCCTTCCGTTGCACGGGCTCCATCTGGAGCTTGGCGGGAAAATGGTGCCCTTCGCGGGCTATGAGATGCCGGTGCAGTATCCGGCCGGGGTGATGGCGGAACATCTGCATGTCAGGGCGGCAGCCGGGCTGTTCGATGTGAGCCATATGGGCCAGGTTGTCCTGCGCCCGAAAGGCTCGATGGAGAGCCTCGGGCTGGCGCTGGAGCGGCTTATGCCGGTCGATGTGCTGGGTGTTGCACCGGGCCGCCAGCGCTATGGCATTTTCACCAGCGAGACCGGCGGCATTCTTGATGATCTGATGTTTGCCAATCGCGGGACGGATTACCTTCTGGTGGTGAATGCGGCGCGCAAGGAACATGATTTCGCGCATCTCACCCGGCATCTCGCCGATGAGGCTGAGATCGACATCCAGACCGGGCGCGGCCTTCTGGCGCTGCAGGGGCCGGGTGCCGAGGCCGCGCTGGCGGTGCTGGTGCCGGAAGTGACGGCGATGCAGTTCATGGATGTGGTTTCGCTCGACACGGTGTTCGGTGATCTCTGGATCTCGCGCTCGGGCTATACGGGAGAGGACGGGTTCGAGATTTCTGTCCCCGGGGCTGCGGCGCTGGATCTGGCGCGGGCGCTGCTGTCGCTGGACGGCGTGGCGCCGATCGGCCTTGGCGCGCGCGACAGTCTGCGGCTTGAGGCAGGGCTTTGCCTTTACGGCCATGATATTGACGAGACCACCAGCCCGGTTGAGGCGGGCCTGACCTGGGCAATCCAGAAGGCACGTCGCACCGGTGGCGCGCGGGCGGGCGGCTTCCCGGGCGAGACGCGGATCCTTGCCGAGCTGGCGGATGGCCCTTCGCGCAAACGCGTGGGGCTGCGGCCCGAGGGCCGTGCGCCGATGCGCGAAGGCGTGGAACTCTTTGCGACGGATGGCACGCCGCTTGGCGCGATCACCTCGGGTGGTTTTGGCCCCTCGGTCCAGGCACCGGTTGCCATGGGCTATGTTGCGAGCGCCTTTGCGGCCCCCGGCACCGCCATCGAGGCGGAGCTGCGCGGCAAGAAGCTTCCGGTTGTGGTTGCGGCCACGCCTTTCCATCCAACCCATTACAAACGTTAA
- the gcvH gene encoding glycine cleavage system protein GcvH yields MKFTKEHEWLRVEGDLIVVGITEHAAEALGDVVFVELPETGVQVAAGDEVSVIESVKAASDILAPVEGEIVAVNEALSDNPGLVNEDPLGGAWFFKLKVDDLSVVDQFMDEDEYKDFIG; encoded by the coding sequence ATGAAATTCACCAAGGAACATGAATGGCTGCGCGTCGAGGGTGACCTGATCGTGGTCGGGATCACCGAACATGCGGCCGAAGCGCTTGGCGATGTTGTATTCGTGGAACTGCCCGAAACGGGGGTCCAGGTGGCGGCCGGAGATGAGGTCTCGGTGATCGAGAGCGTCAAGGCGGCGTCGGATATTCTGGCGCCGGTCGAGGGCGAGATTGTCGCGGTGAATGAGGCCCTGTCGGATAATCCGGGGCTGGTGAACGAGGATCCGCTGGGTGGTGCCTGGTTCTTCAAGCTGAAGGTTGATGACCTTTCGGTGGTCGATCAGTTCATGGATGAGGATGAATATAAGGACTTCATCGGCTGA
- the gcvP gene encoding aminomethyl-transferring glycine dehydrogenase, protein MSFTPTDYNPYDFANRRHIGPSPAEMEEMLKSVGAASLDALIAETVPQSIRQEKPLSWAPLAEHELLAKMKEVAGKNRVMTSLIGQGYYGTVTPPAIQRNILENPAWYTAYTPYQPEIAQGRLEALLNYQTMICDLTGLDVANASLLDEATAAAEAMAMAERSAKSKAKAFFVDRFCHPQTIAVIRTRAEPLGIEIIEGDVGLLEPEKVFGAIFQYPGSYGHVTDFTAKIAHLHEAKALAIVATDLLALCMLKEPGAMGADIAIGSSQRFGVPMGYGGPHAAFMACRDDLKRNMPGRIVGVSVDSHGTRAYRLSLQTREQHIRREKATSNVCTAQALLAVMASMYAVFHGPNGLRAIAERVHFLTQRLARALMAAGARVSPKAFFDTITVEVGVGQAGILAAARAEGLNFRRIGNDRIGISLDETTSEEVLSRVLRAFGIEGVPPHRGGLGFPETMLRQSAYLTHPVFQMNRAESEMMRYMRRLSDRDLALDRAMIPLGSCTMKLNAAAEMMPITWPEFGSLHPFVPRDQAAGYGEAIADLTAKLCEITGYDAFSMQPNSGAQGEYAGLLTILAYHKARGDHDRRICLIPISAHGTNPASAQMAGMEVVVVKSSPNGDVDLDDFRDKAAKAGDRLAACMITYPSTHGVFEETVREVCKITHDHGGQVYIDGANMNAMVGLVKPGEIGGDVSHLNLHKTFAIPHGGGGPGMGPIGVRAHLAPHLPGDPQGVSEDEAGPVSAAPYGSASILLISWAYCLMMGGAGLTQATRVAILNANYIAARLKGAYEVLYMGNRGRVAHECILDTRPFADHGVTVDDIAKRLIDNGFHAPTMSWPVSGTLMVEPTESETKAEIDRFITALLAIREEIRAVEAGEISAEESPLRFAPHTVQDLVADWDRKYSREQGCFPPAAFRVDKYWPPVGRIDNVYGDRNLVCTCPPLESYLDAAE, encoded by the coding sequence ATGAGTTTCACTCCGACCGATTATAACCCCTATGACTTCGCCAATCGTCGCCATATCGGGCCATCTCCGGCCGAGATGGAGGAGATGCTGAAGTCGGTGGGCGCGGCCTCGCTGGACGCGCTGATCGCCGAGACGGTGCCGCAGTCGATCCGCCAGGAAAAGCCGCTGTCCTGGGCACCCCTGGCCGAACATGAGCTGCTGGCGAAGATGAAAGAGGTGGCGGGGAAGAACCGCGTCATGACCTCGCTGATCGGGCAGGGCTATTATGGCACGGTGACGCCGCCGGCGATTCAGCGCAATATCCTCGAGAACCCGGCCTGGTATACCGCCTATACGCCGTACCAGCCCGAGATCGCGCAGGGGCGGCTTGAAGCGCTCCTGAATTACCAGACCATGATCTGTGATCTGACGGGTCTTGATGTTGCCAATGCGTCGCTTCTGGATGAGGCCACGGCGGCGGCGGAAGCCATGGCGATGGCGGAGCGTTCGGCGAAATCCAAAGCCAAAGCGTTCTTTGTCGACCGTTTCTGTCATCCGCAGACGATTGCGGTGATCCGCACCCGGGCGGAGCCTCTGGGGATCGAGATCATCGAAGGCGATGTCGGCCTGCTGGAGCCGGAAAAGGTATTCGGCGCGATCTTCCAATATCCGGGATCTTACGGCCATGTGACGGATTTCACGGCGAAAATCGCGCATCTTCATGAGGCGAAGGCGCTGGCGATTGTCGCGACCGATCTCCTGGCGCTGTGCATGCTGAAAGAGCCGGGCGCGATGGGGGCGGATATTGCCATCGGCTCGTCGCAGCGCTTTGGCGTGCCGATGGGATATGGCGGCCCGCATGCGGCTTTCATGGCGTGTCGCGATGATCTGAAGCGCAATATGCCGGGGCGGATTGTCGGCGTATCGGTCGACAGCCACGGGACGCGGGCATATCGGCTGTCGCTGCAGACCCGTGAGCAGCATATCCGGCGCGAGAAGGCGACGTCGAATGTCTGCACGGCGCAGGCACTTCTGGCGGTGATGGCCTCGATGTATGCGGTGTTTCACGGGCCGAACGGGCTCAGGGCGATTGCCGAACGGGTGCATTTCCTGACCCAGCGGCTGGCGCGCGCGCTGATGGCCGCGGGGGCCAGGGTCTCGCCGAAGGCCTTTTTCGACACGATCACGGTTGAGGTCGGCGTGGGTCAGGCCGGCATTCTTGCTGCGGCACGGGCCGAAGGGCTGAATTTCCGCAGGATCGGCAATGACCGGATCGGGATCAGCCTTGATGAGACCACCTCGGAAGAGGTGCTGAGCCGGGTGTTGCGGGCCTTCGGGATCGAGGGTGTACCGCCGCATCGCGGAGGCCTCGGGTTCCCAGAGACGATGCTGCGGCAAAGCGCCTATCTCACCCATCCGGTGTTCCAGATGAACCGGGCCGAGAGCGAGATGATGCGCTATATGCGCCGGCTTTCCGACCGCGATCTGGCGCTTGACCGGGCGATGATCCCGCTCGGATCCTGCACGATGAAGCTCAATGCCGCCGCCGAGATGATGCCGATCACCTGGCCGGAATTTGGCTCGCTGCACCCGTTTGTGCCGCGCGATCAGGCGGCGGGATATGGCGAGGCGATTGCGGATCTGACCGCGAAGCTTTGCGAGATCACCGGCTATGATGCGTTTTCCATGCAGCCGAATTCCGGCGCCCAGGGGGAATATGCCGGGCTTCTGACCATCCTCGCCTATCACAAGGCGCGTGGTGATCATGACCGCCGGATCTGCCTGATCCCGATTTCGGCGCATGGCACCAACCCGGCCTCGGCGCAGATGGCCGGGATGGAGGTTGTGGTGGTGAAATCCTCGCCGAACGGGGATGTCGATCTGGATGATTTCCGCGACAAGGCGGCAAAGGCCGGTGACCGGCTGGCAGCCTGCATGATCACCTATCCGTCCACGCATGGCGTGTTCGAGGAGACCGTGCGCGAGGTCTGCAAGATCACCCATGACCATGGCGGCCAGGTCTATATCGACGGCGCCAATATGAATGCGATGGTGGGCCTCGTGAAGCCGGGCGAGATCGGCGGCGATGTGAGCCACCTGAACCTTCATAAGACATTTGCCATTCCGCATGGCGGCGGCGGTCCGGGAATGGGGCCGATCGGCGTCCGCGCGCATCTCGCGCCGCATCTGCCGGGCGATCCGCAAGGCGTAAGTGAGGACGAGGCGGGCCCGGTCTCGGCGGCGCCTTATGGCTCGGCGAGCATTCTGCTGATCTCCTGGGCCTATTGCCTGATGATGGGCGGGGCGGGGCTGACCCAGGCGACGCGGGTGGCGATCCTGAACGCCAACTATATCGCGGCGCGGCTGAAAGGGGCGTATGAGGTTCTGTACATGGGGAACCGGGGCCGTGTGGCGCATGAATGTATTCTCGATACACGCCCCTTTGCCGATCATGGCGTGACGGTGGATGACATCGCCAAGCGGCTGATCGATAACGGCTTCCACGCGCCGACCATGTCCTGGCCGGTTTCCGGCACGCTGATGGTGGAGCCGACAGAATCCGAGACCAAGGCCGAGATCGACCGGTTCATCACCGCGCTGCTGGCGATCCGCGAGGAGATCCGGGCGGTAGAGGCGGGCGAGATTTCGGCCGAGGAAAGCCCGCTCCGGTTCGCACCCCATACGGTGCAGGATCTGGTGGCGGACTGGGACCGGAAATATTCGCGCGAACAGGGATGTTTCCCGCCGGCCGCATTCCGGGTCGATAAATACTGGCCGCCGGTCGGTCGGATCGACAACGTTTATGGCGACCGGAACCTAGTCTGCACCTGCCCGCCGCTGGAGAGCTATCTCGACGCGGCGGAGTGA
- a CDS encoding AzlC family ABC transporter permease, giving the protein MSDKPASFRGGLLAALPIVMGYFPIAFSFGVAATRGGLSQAEAVMLSLVVYAGASQFLALTLFASGAPVLVAAFTLIAMNVRHVLYGPALMKEAGAEGSRRFAWAWAWGLTDEVFGQALGALARGQRFSEAYMFGLGLAAYASWVLGTAVGAFAGGGALDGWPAVSAGLDFMLSALFLALLLSILSRLAMPAIVVAVIATCLGTVFWSATAGILAGMICGALAGMAGGLVRRRG; this is encoded by the coding sequence ATGAGTGACAAACCAGCCTCGTTTCGCGGTGGCCTTCTGGCCGCTTTGCCCATCGTGATGGGTTACTTCCCGATTGCGTTTTCTTTTGGCGTCGCGGCCACCCGAGGCGGGCTGAGCCAGGCCGAGGCGGTGATGCTGTCGCTGGTGGTCTATGCCGGGGCCTCGCAATTCCTTGCGCTGACATTGTTTGCCAGTGGCGCGCCGGTGCTGGTGGCGGCCTTTACCCTGATCGCGATGAATGTGCGTCATGTGCTTTACGGGCCGGCGCTGATGAAGGAGGCGGGGGCGGAGGGGTCGCGCCGCTTTGCCTGGGCCTGGGCCTGGGGGCTGACCGATGAGGTTTTTGGTCAGGCGCTGGGGGCGCTGGCGCGGGGCCAGCGGTTCTCCGAGGCCTATATGTTCGGGCTGGGGCTTGCGGCCTATGCGTCCTGGGTGCTGGGAACGGCGGTCGGCGCATTCGCCGGCGGTGGCGCGCTGGATGGCTGGCCGGCGGTGAGTGCGGGCCTTGATTTCATGCTTTCGGCATTGTTCCTGGCGCTTTTGCTGTCGATCCTGTCGCGGCTTGCGATGCCGGCGATCGTGGTTGCGGTGATCGCGACATGCCTTGGCACCGTGTTCTGGTCGGCGACGGCGGGGATCCTTGCAGGGATGATCTGCGGCGCGCTGGCCGGAATGGCCGGCGGGCTGGTCAGGAGGCGCGGATGA
- a CDS encoding AzlD domain-containing protein, producing MNPDLVLMAVLSGLANWAFRALPVLLMRGEAKPGGLMAGFLASTGPAAIATLFVASVLPRLWPQQTDLVPLAVGVVVTVLAFLPKRSVVVATLAGSLAYGIAFALMHPALAP from the coding sequence ATGAACCCGGATCTGGTGCTGATGGCGGTGCTTTCGGGGCTGGCGAACTGGGCCTTCCGGGCGCTGCCGGTCCTGTTGATGCGGGGCGAGGCGAAGCCGGGCGGGCTGATGGCGGGGTTTCTGGCTTCGACCGGGCCGGCGGCGATTGCGACGCTGTTCGTGGCCTCGGTCCTGCCGCGCCTCTGGCCGCAGCAGACGGATCTCGTGCCACTGGCGGTTGGCGTGGTGGTCACGGTGCTGGCCTTCCTGCCGAAACGCTCGGTCGTGGTGGCGACGCTCGCGGGGTCACTGGCTTACGGCATCGCTTTTGCGCTGATGCATCCGGCGCTTGCACCCTGA
- a CDS encoding DUF3775 domain-containing protein, which produces MIEISPSKVVQVIFLSREGPAGQAQLYAFIDGLNDEEKAHLTAIAWVGRGAFEIEDYAEALRTAYTEATTPTADYLMGMPHLPENLEAGLEALGVDVTGEEEDLL; this is translated from the coding sequence ATGATCGAAATCTCTCCCAGCAAAGTGGTGCAGGTGATTTTCCTGTCGCGCGAGGGGCCGGCAGGCCAGGCGCAGCTATACGCCTTTATCGACGGGCTGAATGACGAGGAGAAGGCGCATCTGACCGCCATTGCCTGGGTCGGTCGCGGGGCGTTCGAGATCGAGGATTATGCCGAGGCGCTGCGCACCGCCTATACCGAAGCCACCACCCCCACCGCGGATTACCTGATGGGGATGCCGCATCTTCCGGAAAATCTCGAAGCCGGGCTGGAGGCGCTTGGCGTCGATGTTACGGGCGAGGAAGAGGATCTGCTGTAA
- the xylB gene encoding xylulokinase, with protein MYLGLDLGTSGIRALLMDPEQRIIGSASAATPVSRPHPGWSEQDPEDWTGACKEAVAALRAAHPVEFAAVRGIGLSGHMHGATLFDRSDRALRPSILWNDTRASLEAAAMDADPRFRQVTGNIVFPGFTAPKLAWVAKHEPALFDQTAMVLLPKDALRLWLTGEHISEMSDAAGTSWLDCAARDWSDDLLAATGLSRAQMPRLVEGSAPGGQLRADLLADWGLTGPVIVAGGAGDNAASAIGMGTIREGQAFVSLGTSGVIFAANDAFRPLPESAVHAFCHALPDRWHQMGVILSATDALNWYAGITGSAAADLARELGDDLVAPGSASFLPYLSGERTPHNDAKIRGAFTGLGHESDRKALTRAVMEGVAFALKDNLNALRQAGARIGRVTAVGGGSNSGYWLKVIATTLGIPVDLPVGGDFGAAFGAARLGLMAATGASPESICTAPATKASIAPDAGLIAAFDEAYSRYRSLYPALAG; from the coding sequence ATGTATCTCGGTCTCGATCTCGGCACCTCTGGCATCCGCGCATTGCTGATGGATCCGGAACAAAGGATCATCGGCTCGGCCAGCGCCGCGACCCCGGTGTCACGCCCCCATCCCGGCTGGTCCGAACAGGATCCCGAAGACTGGACCGGCGCCTGCAAAGAGGCCGTGGCGGCCTTGCGTGCTGCCCATCCCGTTGAATTCGCCGCTGTTCGCGGCATCGGCCTGTCTGGCCATATGCATGGCGCCACGCTGTTTGACCGCAGCGACCGCGCGCTGCGCCCCTCGATCCTGTGGAATGACACCCGCGCGAGCCTTGAGGCCGCCGCGATGGATGCCGATCCGCGCTTTCGCCAGGTGACCGGCAATATCGTCTTCCCGGGCTTTACCGCCCCGAAACTGGCCTGGGTGGCAAAGCACGAGCCCGCCCTCTTTGACCAGACCGCCATGGTGCTTTTGCCGAAAGACGCGCTGCGCCTCTGGCTGACGGGCGAGCATATTTCCGAGATGTCGGATGCCGCCGGCACCAGCTGGCTTGATTGCGCGGCGCGCGACTGGTCAGATGACCTCCTGGCCGCGACCGGCCTCTCGCGTGCACAGATGCCGCGTCTGGTCGAAGGCTCGGCCCCAGGTGGCCAGCTGCGCGCGGACCTTCTGGCAGACTGGGGCCTCACCGGCCCGGTGATCGTCGCCGGCGGTGCGGGGGACAATGCCGCCTCGGCCATCGGCATGGGCACCATTCGCGAAGGCCAGGCCTTTGTCTCGCTCGGCACTTCAGGTGTGATCTTTGCCGCCAATGACGCTTTCCGCCCGCTGCCCGAAAGCGCAGTTCACGCCTTTTGCCATGCGCTGCCGGACCGCTGGCATCAGATGGGCGTGATCCTGTCTGCCACCGATGCGCTGAACTGGTATGCCGGCATCACCGGCAGTGCCGCCGCCGATCTCGCGCGCGAACTCGGCGACGATCTGGTCGCGCCGGGTTCGGCCAGCTTCCTTCCCTATCTCTCGGGCGAGCGCACGCCGCATAATGACGCAAAGATCCGCGGCGCCTTTACCGGCCTCGGCCACGAATCCGACCGCAAGGCGCTGACCCGCGCGGTGATGGAAGGCGTCGCCTTCGCGCTGAAAGACAATCTGAACGCACTGCGCCAGGCCGGGGCCCGGATCGGGCGCGTCACCGCAGTCGGTGGCGGTTCAAACTCCGGCTACTGGCTGAAGGTGATTGCGACCACGCTCGGCATCCCGGTCGATCTGCCGGTCGGCGGCGATTTCGGCGCAGCCTTCGGCGCGGCGCGGCTCGGCCTGATGGCGGCCACCGGCGCAAGCCCGGAAAGCATCTGCACCGCCCCCGCCACCAAAGCCAGCATCGCGCCGGACGCGGGCCTCATCGCGGCCTTTGATGAGGCTTATTCGCGCTATCGCAGCCTCTACCCCGCGCTGGCGGGGTAA